Proteins co-encoded in one Xiphophorus couchianus chromosome 3, X_couchianus-1.0, whole genome shotgun sequence genomic window:
- the il11a gene encoding uncharacterized protein il11a has translation MKLLLDSSSSLLLSLLLAQLPVFTSASPVPHRRSSDLDKLSNQTRNLMKLTQELLKEHAFDSDVESHRFRSLPEMSNRSANDLSTLELKPTLSQLHADLKLYEHHFEWLNRVSKKHQHPAVPKLVEMIKEMKSLINLLHRQMQRIEAPKLTNPTPSLPPHLPYHFDVLQSSHELLQHFKLFCDWAYRAFLSLKPKASPVQ, from the exons aTGAAAC TGCTGCTGGACTCCTCCTCTTCGCTGCTCTTGTCGCTGCTATTGGCTCAGCTGCCTGTGTTCACTTCTGCCTCACCTGTACCTCACCGGCGCTCCAGCGACCTGGACAAACTGTCCAACCAGACCCGAAACCTCATGAAGCTCACCCAAGAGCTGCTG aAGGAGCATGCGTTTGACTCAGATGTGGAGTCGCACAGGTTCAGATCTCTGCCCGAAATGAGCAACAGATCAGCCAATGACCTCAGTACTCTTGAG ctgAAGCCCACGCTCTCTCAGCTCCATGCCGACCTGAAGCTCTATGAACACCACTTTGAGTGGCTCAACCGGGTTTCAAAGAAGCACCAACACCCTGCAGTGCCCAAGCTAGTGGAGATGATCAAAGAAATGAAATCTCTCATCAATTTGCTGCACCGTCAG ATGCAGAGAATTGAAGCACCAAAGCTGACAAACCCAAcaccctccctccctcctcacCTCCCCTATCACTTCGATGTCCTGCAGTCCAGCCATGAGCTCCTCCAACACTTCAAGCTCTTCTGCGACTGGGCATACAGAGCATTCCTCAGCCTCAAGCCCAAGGCTTCTCCGGTGCAATGA
- the znf628 gene encoding zinc finger protein 62 homolog, producing MANSVALVVQAELLPPQSAPSLSAFPSLLGSEEDGAEGREEGQLVDGDKGVVEGGEEVVLDVVTSSVSESASAQQAEQSEHPFQCLDCGKSFRWSSRLTHHQRSHNNERPYRCNLCPKAFKGSSALLYHQRSHSGEKPYKCEDCGKAFKRSSLLQVHRSIHTGVRAFLCPYCPLTFKWSSHYQYHLRQHTGECPYPCDSCPKAFKNSSSLRRHKNVHLGLKPYTCSVCNKSFTQSTNLRQHMRIHTGERPYVCGECGRSFTHSSNLALHKNSHSNPNTGVKQGKRGEDGQKGNEVVEVVVGTEEVTSTMLTDMVGFVSQEGTNGVGMGMEEVFLSTTSSGQNTSLLPQLTLAPSREDVCTSRAIGTEVHLSTDTGASMLLYSCGSCNHTFGTRTELEQHQAIHMASGKHDASGEEGHGAGMEVGDGLVGAGHLLADFEEVVETTTVAESGHTTEVLLGLAEGVDGSNANVGATQAQFDLLQSFTEVTQSAEAVQPEARTTWAGLPCGYCTKTFKTSAGLNRHVSLMHSLSSQSRSQFSCSACDRSFPLLSSLLTHQHSHTPEQRLLAEAEAEIVCPPSLSLSLPLPSSPSQADKQREGQREIHVDIIAVGEEQEEHPPKPTKAPKKAGSGKNTPAGERPYRCLECGKAFKGSSGLKYHMRDHTGERPYRCTECGKSFKRSSLLSIHQRVHTGVRAFQCPNCPLTFKWSSHYQYHLRQHTGERPYVCKECGKSFKNTSCLRRHSQMHSGLRPHTCSICSKSFSQTSNLKQHERTHSGERPFQCTHCSKSFTHSSNLQLHLRTHSTSKDYKCPFCTKGFVMHSYLQRHIRTHGNGVSLPGGGGKDGVAVKASVGGVTTTTTLLNPITLETMGNNGSLIVSQPALNIPPNTSQNYFMIQTANGLQLIPLSPPAPAPPPPPPPPPPSQAQNFLLLQCPSTNGSQSRLILVPMANNPPPAPDPQSLPILQTIQAFQPILNQSQTQIAQFPIVSQQQQHAKIIITNTAQAPVATANHGLSALLTKPILGKSTRTARGRRGRKPKAALQKTAPATGGAVPVANCNTVSNTKMVTVNNTNTDSDLSCLKRTASITVASTEAATETTGSLPVTPEDTPHSSLEQIRKEGPVAEKHFVLCFENAEQQKQGANIEEGGDPYVLQFEGNPSGEADQEGIDGDSKSIVLQFESGGQDEGEKGGRKEGVMSLLHEWGEGKQGGSQTVGEESQGESYVLHFHTEAQQSASSSSTFGQGQDSSIELSCAPTQAFVPISGQEVVFDQMEPEGERGVQMIALIEGEGEMIGGDGAGCNMEADAMADDEGGVKSIFQLEHGDEIVIIEVSTSQLRGEEQEEEISPNSHVKLEGATAEKSAKEHGSAETSAEDSTKNGTISKSAELKFSE from the exons ATGGCCAACTCTGTTGCCTTAGTTGTCCAAGCAGAACTCCTACCGCCCCAGTCCGCACCCTCCCTCTCCGCCTTCCCATCCCTGCTGGGATCAGAAGAGGATGGGGCAGAAGGCAGGGAGGAAGGGCAGCTAGTGGATGGAGACAAAGGGGTAGTGGAAGGTGGAGAGGAGGTGGTCCTGGACGTAGTCACGTCGTCCGTATCAGAGTCAGCTTCAGCTCAGCAGGCTGAGCAGTCAGAGCATCCTTTTCAGTGTCTGGACTGCGGAAAGAGCTTCAGGTGGTCATCCAGGCTGACCCACCATCAGCGCAGCCATAACAACGAGAGACCCTACCGCTGCAACCTCTGCCCCAAGGCCTTCAAGGgctcctctgctctgctctaCCACCAGCG GTCTCACTCAGGAGAGAAACCTTATAAATGTGAAGACTGTGGCAAAGCCTTCAAACGCTCATCTCTTCTCCAG GTTCATCGGAGTATTCACACTGGAGTCCGGGCCTTCTTATGCCCGTATTGCCCCCTAACTTTCAAATGGAGTTCTCACTACCAGTATCATCTGCGGCAGCACACAGGGGAATGCCCGTACCCATGTGACTCTTGTCCCAAAGCGTTTAAAAACTCAAGCAGCCTGCGGCGGCACAAGAACGTCCATCTTGGCCTCAAGCCATACACATGCTCGGTGTGTAACAAGTCTTTCACTCAGTCCACAAACCTGCGGCAGCACATGAGGATACACACAGGTGAGAGGCCATATGTCTGCGGCGAGTGCGGTCGAAGCTTCACGCATTCGTCAAACCTAGCTTTGCACAAGAACTCTCACTCCAACCCCAACACAGGAGTCAAGCAGGGGAAGCGGGGAGAGGACGGGCAGAAGGGGAATGAGGTAGTGGAGGTGGTGGTTGGGACAGAGGAAGTGACATCAACCATGTTGACAGATATGGTGGGATTTGTGAGCCAGGAAGGAACCAACGGAGTTGGCATGGGGATGGAAGAAGTGTTCCTGTCAACCACTTCCTCTGGTCAGAACACAAGCCTTCTACCCCAGCTGACCCTCGCTCCTTCTAGGGAGGACGTGTGCACATCCAGGGCCATTGGGACAGAGGTCCACCTGAGCACCGACACCGGGGCCAGCATGCTGCTGTACAGCTGCGGCAGCTGCAACCACACGTTTGGCACAAGGACAGAGCTGGAGCAGCACCAGGCCATCCACATGGCTAGTGGCAAACACGACGCCAGTGGCGAAGAGGGGCATGGAGCAGGGATGGAGGTTGGAGATGGACTGGTAGGAGCTGGACACCTGCTGGCTGACTTTGAAGAGGTGGTGGAGACCACCACTGTGGCCGAAAGTGGACATACAACCGAGGTGCTCCTCGGTTTGGCAGAGGGTGTAGATGGCAGTAATGCT AATGTGGGCGCCACCCAGGCCCAGTTTGACCTGCTGCAGAGCTTCACCGAGGTGACTCAGAGCGCCGAGGCCGTGCAGCCGGAGGCCAGAACCACATGGGCAGGGCTGCCATGTGGCTACTGCACTAAGACCTTCAAGACCAGCGCAGGCCTCAATAGACATGTGTCACTG ATGCATTCTCTTTCATCGCAGTCACGCTCCCAGTTCAGCTGCTCCGCCTGTGACCGCTCTTTCCCTCTGCTCTCGTCACTCCTCACCCACCAGCACTCCCACACTCCGGAGCAGCGCCTGCTGGCCGAGGCAGAGGCCGAGATAGTGTGTCCGCCGTCCCTTTCCCTGTCTCTGCCCCTTCCCTCCTCCCCCAGCCAGGCTGACAAGCAGCGGGAGGGCCAGAGGGAGATCCATGTCGACATCATCGCCGTCGGCGAGGAGCAAGAGGAGCACCCGCCCAAACCAACTAAAGCCCCAAAAAAGGCCGGATCTGGCAAGAACACTCCTGCTGGAG aGAGGCCGTACCGCTGTTTGGAGTGTGGAAAAGCCTTTAAGGGTTCCTCGGGACTGAAGTACCACATGCGGGATCACACTGGCGAAAGGCCGTATCGCTGCACTGagtgtggaaaaagtttcaagaGGTCGTCTCTGCTCTCGATCCATCAACGA GTACACACAGGAGTTCGGGCGTTCCAGTGCCCTAACTGCCCTCTCACCTTCAAATGGAGCTCCCACTACCAGTACCACCTGCGGCAGCACACCGGGGAGAGACCGTACGTCTGCAAAGAGTGCGGCAAGTCGTTCAAGAACACCAGCTGCCTGCGAAGGCACAGTCAGATGCACTCTGGGCTTCGACCTCATACctgctccatctgctccaaGTCTTTCTCCCAGACGTCTAATCTCAAACAG CATGAAAGAACGCACTCTGGCGAGAGACCGTTCCAGTGCACACACTGCAGTAAAAGCTTTACACACTCCTCCAATCTTCAGCTCCATCTTCGAACACACTCTACAAGCAAGGACTACAAATGCCCGTTCTGCACCAAGGGGTTTGTCATGCACTCCTATTTGCAGCGACACATCCGGACCCACGGGAACGGCGTTTCCCTCCCTGGCGGCGGCGGTAAAGACGGTGTGGCTGTGAAGGCTAGCGTGGGTGGAGTCACAACCACCACAACCCTACTCAATCCCATCACCCTGGAAACCATGGGAAACAACGGCAGCCTGATCGTGTCCCAGCCAGCGCTCAATATTCCCCCTAACACATCCCAGAACTACTTCATGATTCAGACGGCAAACGGCCTGCAGCTCATCCCCCTGTCACCACCTGCTCctgctcctccacctcccccaccaccacctcctccaTCCCAGGCACAAAACTTTCTCCTCCTTCAGTGTCCCTCCACAAATGGCAGCCAGTCCAGGTTGATTCTCGTCCCCATGGCGAACAACCCCCCACCAGCTCCAGATCCTCAGTCCCTTCCCATCCTTCAGACCATACAAGCATTCCAGCCCATCCTCAACCAATCACAGACCCAGATAGCCCAGTTTCCAATTGTATCCCAGCAACAGCAGCACGCCAAGATAATCATTACCAACACTGCGCAAGCCCCGGTTGCCACGGCAAACCACGGCCTCTCGGCGCTGCTGACCAAGCCCATTTTGGGAAAGAGCACTCGGACGGCACGAGGCCGGCGCGGCCGCAAACCTAAAGCCGCTCTGCAGAAAACCGCTCCGGCTACAGGTGGCGCTGTCCCAGTGGCAAACTGTAACACAGTAAGCAACACTAAGATGGTCACTGTTAATAACACTAACACAGACTCAGATCTGTCCTGCCTAAAGCGTACAGCCTCCATAACTGTAGCCTCCACAGAGGCCGCCACAGAAACCACAGGATCACTTCCTGTTACACCAGAGGATACACCTCATTCGTCTTTGGAGCAAATTAGGAAAGAAGGACCCGTAGCAgagaaacactttgttttgtgCTTTGAAAACGCGGAGCAACAGAAACAGGGAGCGAACATTGAGGAAGGTGGCGACCCATACGTGTTGCAGTTTGAAGGGAATCCATCGGGGGAAGCAGATCAGGAAGGAATCGATGGAGATAGCAAGTCCATTGTGTTACAGTTTGAGTCAGGCGGCCAAGATGAAGGGGAAAAGGGAGGGAGAAAGGAGGGGGTGATGTCACTTCTGCATGAATGGGGTGAGGGAAAGCAGGGTGGGAGTCAAACAGTTGGGGAGGAAAGCCAGGGGGAGTCGTACGTCCTTCATTTCCACACCGAAGCTCAGCAGAGTGCGTCATCAAGTTCTACGTTTGGTCAAGGACAAGACAGCAGCATTGAGCTGTCCTGTGCACCCACGCAAGCATTCGTCCCCATCAGCGGACAGGAGGTAGTGTTTGACCAGATGGAGCCGGAGGGCGAGCGGGGCGTGCAGATGATAGCGCTGATTGAAGGCGAGGGGGAAATGATTGGAGGAGACGGGGCGGGCTGCAACATGGAAGCCGACGCCATGGCGGACGACGAGGGAGGCGTGAAAAGCATCTTCCAGCTGGAACACGGGGACGAAATTGTTATAATCGAGGTCAGCACCAGCCAGCTGAGAGgtgaggagcaggaggaggagatcTCACCGAACAGCCATGTGAAACTTGAGGGCGCAACAGCGGAAAAGTCAGCAAAAGAACACGGCTCGGCAGAAACATCAGCCGAAGACTCGACAAAAAACGGCACTATATCAAAGTCTGCGGAGCTGAAGTTCTCCGAGTGA